The genomic region GACAATAAATCCAAGAGAATAACAAAGCGGGCTGACTACCCGTCAAGCACGCGCGTGAGAACTGGGGTTAGCGCAACGACGTCTGAGCTGTCGTTCAGCAGCAAATCGCTTGGACTCGCTGCAAATGACCTTCACGCTTGACTTGCGTGGTGCCAGAGTCTTTGATTAAGCCTTCAGCCCGTCCCCACGAGTGAGATTACATACATGACGATTCCTGCCGTACATACGTACCGAGTTTTTATGGTGGCCGCATTGTTGGCCGTCATGCTCGTTTCCATTGACGGATCGGCCGCTGAGCCTGAGAAGCCGCAGGCGGCATGGGTGAACGTCTCGGATGGGACGATTCGGCAGCTGGCTGCCGATGGAAGGCAAATCGATTGGCCAGGCGGGACGGCCGGAGTTGTTGTCGATCCGTCGAACGGTGACGTGTACATGATCGTTCCAGGACAGGGGGTGTGGAAATCGGTGGATCGTGCCGAGACATTCAAGCGGTGCGACGGCGGTAGTGTTAGCGGGCGTTGTGAGACAGCGTTTTCCCTCAATGTCGATCCGGCAGGCAATCGTCTCGCTTGCTTCATGCTCGATGGCACAGGAGCCTGGGCAGGAGATGGTGGACGTACGTGGCAGAAGTTTACCGACGTCGGTCGGAATTGGGATTTTGCCGCCGTTGATTGGTCCGCCGCCGAAGTGGAGACTATTTTCGCTGGCCTGCACGAATCAGGTGGCCAGGTGATGTTCAGTGCTGATGGCGGCGGCACTTGGATGAAGCTGTTCCATGATCCGGAATTTGACAAGAGCGGCAGTCTCGGCGTCTTTGACGCGCGGACACTGGTTTATTCGCAGAAGGGCCAAGGAATCCAGCGCTCGACGGATGCTGGCAAAACCTGGAGTCGAGTATCTGATCTCTCACCAATCGGGCGCGTCGTGCGCATGCTCCATGGCACCGCCTATTGGCTCGGCCAAGAGGGGCTCTTTGTCAGCACCGACCAGGGCGCAACTTGGCGAGTTCAGGGTTCACCGGTCAAGGCATCGATTGGCCCCTTGCTCGACCCTCAAGACAAAGACCGCATCGTCGTAGCGGGTGTCGACGGAGTATTTCGAAGCTCTGACGGCGGAAAAACCTGGACCTTGATCGTGAAGCTCCCCCCTGGAGCCGACATTCCGAAGCCGGGCTGGTACAGCAATGTCGCCTGGGATCCGATTCACGACATCTTCTACGTTTCTAAAATGGGTGAGCCAACCTACCGATTCCAAGCCAAGCGTTAGCACGCTGCCGTCACGGGCGATCGATCGTGTCGGGCTTGCCAGGATAGGCCCGTACGGAGTCCCTCGCGTCACGATGCAAAGGCGCGCTTCATCATCGCGCCGTTTCGTCCGTCATCTGCGGGCCGATGTCTCTAAAGAGTTCTACCCAGGAAAGCCAGACCGCGTTTTCGATGGTGGCCGTGCCGTTCGTCTTTTTCTCGGCAAGTTCTGCAAGGGACTCATCGGGCCAGTGACCGATCCAGCCGTGTGCAAGTTCGCGGCTCTTGAGAAGGAACTCGCGTTCCTCATCCGCGCTACAACTCAAAGGGCAGGTTTCGCCGATGACGATCGGCTTGCCCCAGTTGAATTGCTTGAGGAGCTGGAGCTCGTCATCGACCTTGCCTGTTTCGGGATAGAGATGCGGCGAGACAAAATCGAGTTGTTCTGATGCGCCCTTGTAAGCACCAGGGAACGGAAGCATTCCCATGGTGATCAAGTGCGTCTGGTCGTGCTTGCGGATGGAGGCAACCATGCGCTTCGTCCATTCGCGGAAGATTTCGTCGCCGTTGCGCTTGCCGGGATCGAGGCTGAGACGCTGGCAGAATTCGACATCACCCATTCGACCAAAGTACCAGCTGTCGGAAGGGTTGCCGGCTGCGGCGGGCTCGTTGACGAGATCATAGGCGAAGACGGCTCGGCTTTCCGCACAGGTACGCGCGATGGTTTCCCAGAAGAAGGCTTGCGTCTTCCAGCGGTCTTCCTCATTCATGGAGTCATACCAGGCCGCACGATCTTTGATCTTGTAGCAAGCCAACCCAGTGATCTTGAGATAGACGCCCGCATTTTCAGCGATTTTGAGCAGCGTTCTGAGTCGGTCGATCGCCTCTGGATTGGCGCTATCAGGACCGTTCAGGATACGGGGCAGCTCCGGATGAATTCGAGCAACGGAAGTGCCGGCGGCCTGCATGTCGATGAAATCGCGCTCGACACGGTCGGGGTCCTTGGCAAGCCTTTCCATAAGGTCGACTGAAGCATAGTTGTGCCCCCAGGGGATATAGCTGTCACCGGAAGGATGCAGGATGAAGCCGTTGCTGTCGGGAGCAACTCTTACTGTTTCCATTTCCGCCGCCCTTGTACCGCCAGCAAGGGCCACTACTGCCGTTACAAGTAAG from Planctomycetia bacterium harbors:
- a CDS encoding cellulase family glycosylhydrolase, translated to MFSRTTRHLLYHLLVTAVVALAGGTRAAEMETVRVAPDSNGFILHPSGDSYIPWGHNYASVDLMERLAKDPDRVERDFIDMQAAGTSVARIHPELPRILNGPDSANPEAIDRLRTLLKIAENAGVYLKITGLACYKIKDRAAWYDSMNEEDRWKTQAFFWETIARTCAESRAVFAYDLVNEPAAAGNPSDSWYFGRMGDVEFCQRLSLDPGKRNGDEIFREWTKRMVASIRKHDQTHLITMGMLPFPGAYKGASEQLDFVSPHLYPETGKVDDELQLLKQFNWGKPIVIGETCPLSCSADEEREFLLKSRELAHGWIGHWPDESLAELAEKKTNGTATIENAVWLSWVELFRDIGPQMTDETAR